A region of Nostoc sp. 'Peltigera membranacea cyanobiont' N6 DNA encodes the following proteins:
- a CDS encoding KilA-N domain-containing protein — protein MLIHKWRDSNINQMPEVGQLGKYSIPKGYVNATQMCHANNKSWGHYKERKSTKAYWTALSNDIGIPISSLVIEVDGYGSSQGTWIHPEIAIDLAQWVSIEFRIWANRTLMKVMMSQEPVQQQSMTQVQLLAAIAKQLAEQEQHLLQQQQQQTEILHRLKAVEVEQDRVNTPCGHKYSVVGFANLQGLEISVKEAGTKGRKASALCRKQGIEIERIHDPRFGKVGLYPESVLIEVFCANQN, from the coding sequence ATGTTGATACACAAATGGCGTGACTCAAATATTAACCAAATGCCAGAAGTTGGGCAGCTAGGCAAATACAGCATACCCAAAGGCTACGTAAATGCAACTCAGATGTGCCATGCAAATAATAAGTCTTGGGGGCATTACAAAGAAAGGAAGTCCACAAAAGCTTACTGGACAGCACTTTCAAACGACATCGGAATCCCGATATCGTCTCTTGTCATCGAAGTTGATGGCTATGGCAGTTCTCAAGGTACTTGGATTCACCCAGAAATCGCCATTGATTTAGCTCAGTGGGTTTCTATCGAGTTCCGCATCTGGGCTAACAGAACCTTAATGAAAGTGATGATGAGTCAAGAGCCTGTACAACAGCAGTCAATGACTCAAGTACAGTTACTTGCAGCGATCGCTAAACAACTGGCAGAGCAAGAACAGCATTTACTCCAACAACAACAGCAACAGACTGAAATTTTGCACCGTCTCAAAGCGGTTGAAGTTGAGCAAGACAGAGTAAATACCCCATGTGGTCACAAATATAGTGTTGTTGGGTTCGCCAATCTTCAAGGTTTAGAAATCTCGGTTAAAGAAGCGGGTACTAAAGGTCGAAAGGCAAGTGCATTGTGTCGGAAACAAGGAATAGAAATAGAACGAATTCATGACCCACGTTTTGGAAAAGTCGGTTTATATCCAGAGAGTGTGTTGATTGAGGTTTTCTGTGCCAACCAAAACTAA
- a CDS encoding alpha-ketoglutarate-dependent dioxygenase AlkB family protein encodes MQQLNLFTESTPVLPITYYPDFLSQELANELYQHCLKLEWQQNKIRIMGKTMPVPRLEFIYGDYGCDYLYSNSVFLKPLTWTEKLAYLRDRITALTGYKLRIVIGNQYRSGQDSIGWHSDNEQSMGINPAIASVSLGSCRKFQIKPRNGKATDFWLEHGRLLVMHPGCQSTHLHQVPKTNKVVSTRINLTFRPHTGGGR; translated from the coding sequence ATGCAACAACTGAATTTATTCACTGAATCAACCCCAGTTTTACCTATCACTTACTACCCCGATTTCTTAAGTCAGGAACTTGCAAACGAACTCTACCAACACTGCTTGAAACTGGAGTGGCAGCAGAACAAAATCAGGATCATGGGTAAAACAATGCCTGTCCCCCGCCTGGAGTTCATTTACGGGGACTACGGCTGCGATTATCTCTACTCCAACAGCGTATTTTTGAAACCCCTGACTTGGACAGAAAAACTCGCTTACTTGCGGGACAGAATCACTGCGCTAACTGGTTACAAATTGCGTATCGTCATCGGAAATCAGTACCGCAGTGGACAGGATTCGATTGGCTGGCACTCCGACAATGAGCAATCAATGGGTATAAATCCAGCTATCGCATCAGTGAGTCTGGGATCATGTCGCAAATTCCAAATCAAACCGAGAAATGGCAAAGCAACGGATTTCTGGCTGGAACACGGGAGATTACTTGTGATGCACCCAGGTTGCCAGTCTACACATCTGCATCAGGTTCCCAAGACCAACAAAGTGGTTAGTACGCGAATTAATTTGACCTTCCGACCACACACGGGAGGCGGGAGATAA